Proteins found in one Maridesulfovibrio sp. genomic segment:
- a CDS encoding STAS domain-containing protein, with the protein MDIFDNPDRIKLAFGIPFFNMDFNELMLTVGEKAGIKDKSMIFAPSFPWMLDYAKHPDFCPFTADFILPADSSLLAIAEKAGIKLKMPIEYFEFPEQIARICAHYGFSMLHVSETALKTDILVRDGFVPLSWDLFTHFKTAGELDELDAQSIVASANDLQPDIVLISAPPESIGRHLADIYNELNGGMLICIPQDLDKNKFTDKMENILTPLLLLRDEINFLEDLSRKRTLSMGSSVNYTETCIPPRIEIIGVLDEDLAPELLRAGMRMLKRNFSPALDLSETSGATLTGLETLCFLSRKFREQGKNITISNISDNFTNIIHKTGATVIFNDFPGIINDL; encoded by the coding sequence ATGGACATTTTTGATAACCCGGACCGTATAAAGCTGGCCTTCGGAATCCCATTCTTCAATATGGATTTCAATGAGCTGATGCTTACCGTGGGCGAAAAAGCAGGCATAAAAGATAAAAGCATGATCTTCGCGCCCTCTTTTCCGTGGATGCTGGATTATGCCAAGCATCCTGATTTCTGCCCATTTACGGCGGATTTCATCCTTCCTGCGGACTCGTCTCTGCTCGCCATAGCCGAGAAAGCCGGAATTAAACTTAAAATGCCCATAGAGTATTTTGAATTTCCTGAACAGATAGCCCGTATATGCGCCCATTACGGATTCAGCATGCTCCATGTTTCTGAAACGGCGCTAAAAACGGATATCCTAGTGCGGGATGGTTTTGTTCCCCTGTCATGGGATTTATTCACCCATTTTAAAACCGCAGGGGAACTGGACGAGCTTGATGCGCAATCCATTGTAGCCAGCGCGAACGATCTACAGCCTGATATCGTGCTTATTTCCGCTCCACCAGAATCAATCGGCAGGCATCTTGCCGATATCTATAATGAACTTAATGGAGGTATGTTGATCTGCATTCCGCAGGATCTCGACAAGAACAAATTCACGGACAAGATGGAAAATATTCTGACTCCGCTGCTGCTCCTGCGTGATGAAATAAATTTTCTTGAAGATTTGAGCCGGAAAAGAACATTATCCATGGGCTCTTCCGTTAATTACACCGAGACCTGCATTCCGCCCAGAATAGAAATTATAGGAGTGCTTGACGAAGACTTAGCCCCTGAGCTTCTCCGTGCCGGGATGAGGATGCTGAAGCGTAATTTTTCACCGGCTCTGGATTTATCAGAAACCAGCGGTGCTACTCTTACTGGTCTTGAAACACTGTGTTTTCTGAGCCGTAAATTTCGTGAACAAGGTAAAAATATAACTATCAGTAATATTTCTGATAATTTTACCAACATCATCCACAAAACCGGTGCAACGGTAATTTTTAACGATTTTCCGGGGATAATAAACGATCTATAA
- the priA gene encoding primosomal protein N': MTILWQACLASPPYSIYTYEAPADLPELMEGQRVLVPLGRSVRVAFLIEKVDQPPENVELKSIIWPLEREPLLNANHFKLYRNIGARQMQPLGKVLENVVPKRFRSAKVSFKVADRSFPARLKSLDIARLPSERRLELVRIYDEGRMNVSLPASIEKEEYVSLTSDPPWPVRPNAVRQLQILEFIFENGPREKGFLKNVMGDWTVGVIKKLHSDSLVKIGPPPEEECDPAEKCIATGPKWDFTPSEQQQAAIDGLLSALDEEKSAVKLLHGITGSGKTLVYMTAARKCMEQGKSVIVLVPEIALAYALWNGICPLFPETRKYLYHGYQTPVRKEAIFRALAEDDSPALIVGTRSALFLPVRNPGLIIVDEEHDESYKQEERLPYQAKEVAYVLAHMTGSLLVLGSATPDIKTFHAAQQGAFEVISMEKRVGKSKLPAVKVVDTSSIKDPEKPFAPETEARLKEVVEKGEQAVIMLNRRGFSPLIYCTDCEEPFKCPHCNVSMTYHKGRERVICHYCGNAYHFPLPCSTCGGSNLLPLGGGTERLEEQVAKALPPETKILRMDRDSTRRQERLDEILKSFARGDAQVLVGTQMLSKGHNFPGVTLVVVSEGDLGLNLPDYRSAERTFQLLVQVSGRAGRGEKPGEVIIQTRNPQNPIWSAVTSADYATFFEKEIEKRRRFKYPPFTKLTLIRISHPMGWEGEQLCPPFFSHIREAAKQSGIMAMGPVPAPLAQLRGRKRFNCLLKSDDWLKTRELYAEILRRNPDKKQIRITMDLDPVNML; the protein is encoded by the coding sequence ATGACTATACTCTGGCAGGCCTGCCTCGCCAGTCCTCCATATTCTATTTACACTTACGAAGCACCCGCCGATCTTCCTGAACTGATGGAAGGACAGCGGGTGCTCGTTCCTTTGGGGCGTTCCGTGCGGGTCGCTTTCCTTATTGAAAAAGTGGATCAACCTCCCGAAAACGTAGAGCTCAAATCCATCATCTGGCCTCTTGAACGTGAACCGCTTCTGAATGCCAATCATTTTAAACTTTACCGCAATATCGGGGCCCGCCAGATGCAGCCTCTCGGCAAGGTGCTGGAAAATGTGGTTCCCAAGAGATTTCGCAGTGCAAAGGTCTCCTTCAAAGTGGCGGATCGCTCATTCCCAGCGCGTCTGAAATCCCTTGATATCGCCCGGTTGCCATCGGAGCGCAGACTGGAGCTGGTTCGTATTTACGATGAAGGGCGTATGAATGTCAGCCTGCCTGCATCCATTGAAAAAGAAGAATATGTAAGCCTCACCTCCGACCCTCCGTGGCCGGTACGACCGAATGCTGTACGGCAGTTACAGATTCTTGAATTTATTTTCGAAAACGGTCCCCGTGAAAAAGGATTTCTTAAAAATGTGATGGGTGACTGGACCGTCGGGGTAATCAAGAAACTTCATTCCGATTCATTGGTTAAGATAGGGCCGCCTCCGGAAGAAGAGTGCGACCCGGCTGAAAAATGTATCGCCACAGGACCGAAGTGGGATTTTACACCCTCGGAGCAGCAGCAGGCAGCCATTGATGGATTGCTTTCCGCTCTTGATGAAGAGAAAAGCGCGGTCAAACTGCTGCACGGAATAACCGGGAGCGGCAAGACTCTTGTCTACATGACTGCGGCTCGTAAATGTATGGAGCAGGGCAAATCCGTTATCGTACTCGTGCCTGAGATCGCGCTTGCGTATGCGCTCTGGAACGGAATCTGTCCGCTTTTCCCTGAGACACGAAAATACCTTTATCATGGCTATCAGACTCCGGTCCGAAAAGAAGCAATCTTCCGTGCCTTGGCAGAAGATGACAGCCCGGCATTGATTGTAGGTACACGTTCAGCTCTTTTTCTCCCCGTGCGCAATCCCGGCTTGATAATTGTTGATGAAGAGCATGATGAATCCTACAAGCAGGAAGAACGATTGCCGTATCAGGCCAAGGAAGTTGCTTATGTGCTCGCTCATATGACAGGGAGCCTGCTTGTTCTCGGCTCGGCTACCCCGGACATAAAAACTTTTCACGCTGCTCAGCAGGGTGCTTTTGAAGTAATTTCAATGGAGAAACGGGTAGGTAAATCCAAACTTCCCGCGGTTAAGGTTGTGGATACCAGCTCTATTAAAGATCCTGAAAAACCTTTTGCCCCGGAGACGGAAGCCAGACTGAAAGAGGTGGTAGAAAAGGGTGAGCAGGCCGTAATCATGCTAAACCGGCGTGGATTTTCCCCGCTTATCTATTGCACTGATTGCGAAGAACCTTTCAAATGTCCGCATTGTAATGTCAGCATGACATATCATAAAGGGCGCGAACGGGTAATCTGTCACTATTGCGGCAACGCTTATCATTTCCCTCTGCCGTGCTCAACCTGCGGCGGCAGTAATCTCCTGCCGCTGGGCGGGGGTACGGAACGGCTGGAAGAACAGGTCGCTAAAGCTCTGCCGCCGGAAACGAAAATTTTACGCATGGACCGCGATTCTACCCGCAGGCAGGAACGGCTCGATGAAATCCTGAAAAGTTTTGCCCGTGGTGACGCGCAGGTTCTGGTCGGAACTCAGATGCTTTCCAAGGGTCATAATTTTCCCGGAGTGACACTGGTGGTTGTCTCCGAGGGAGATTTAGGACTCAACCTGCCGGATTACCGGTCTGCGGAGCGGACCTTTCAATTGCTGGTGCAGGTTTCAGGGCGTGCGGGCAGGGGAGAAAAGCCGGGTGAAGTTATAATCCAGACCCGTAATCCGCAAAATCCGATATGGTCCGCGGTAACTTCTGCTGATTATGCTACTTTTTTTGAAAAGGAAATTGAGAAACGCCGCCGGTTCAAATATCCGCCTTTTACCAAGCTGACCCTGATCCGCATCAGTCATCCCATGGGTTGGGAAGGGGAGCAGCTCTGTCCGCCTTTTTTCAGCCATATCCGTGAAGCGGCAAAACAATCCGGGATTATGGCCATGGGACCTGTTCCCGCCCCTCTGGCTCAGCTGCGCGGACGCAAACGTTTTAATTGTCTATTAAAATCTGATGATTGGCTGAAAACGCGTGAGCTTTACGCTGAAATATTGCGGCGAAATCCTGATAAAAAACAAATCCGGATAACTATGGATCTTGATCCGGTGAATATGCTTTAG
- the folP gene encoding dihydropteroate synthase has translation MSRSYSWTVKGGRVLGPAPFFIAGIVNVTPDSFYDGGQNFDTHKAVEHGRLLGAQGADILDVGGESTRPFADPVSLDDELARVVPVIRELSRDYIVSVDTVKSEVARCAVEAGAAIVNDVSAFAQDPALLEVVADLKPGYVLMHSQGTPEEMQLSPSYDNVLDDILSFFEKSLEKLIKSGLPENHIVIDPGIGFGKTLEHNLEILRRIDRFVDLGFPVYMGLSNKSLWGKLLGLEPDERQNATQAATAVLAARGVPIHRVHEVALTSQTLKIVKEIGRGA, from the coding sequence ATGTCCCGTAGTTATTCATGGACCGTCAAGGGGGGCAGGGTGTTAGGCCCTGCCCCTTTCTTTATTGCCGGTATTGTTAATGTTACCCCGGATTCATTTTATGACGGCGGTCAGAATTTTGATACTCATAAAGCTGTGGAGCATGGTCGTTTGCTCGGCGCGCAGGGAGCAGACATACTCGATGTAGGCGGCGAAAGCACAAGACCTTTTGCTGATCCTGTATCGCTTGATGATGAACTTGCCCGCGTAGTTCCGGTTATTCGAGAACTAAGCCGTGATTACATTGTTTCCGTTGATACTGTAAAAAGTGAAGTAGCCAGATGCGCAGTCGAAGCCGGAGCGGCAATCGTGAATGATGTTTCCGCCTTTGCTCAGGACCCTGCTCTGCTGGAAGTTGTTGCTGATCTCAAGCCCGGTTATGTGCTTATGCACAGTCAGGGAACCCCTGAAGAGATGCAATTGTCTCCGAGTTATGATAATGTATTAGACGATATTTTGAGTTTTTTTGAAAAAAGTCTTGAAAAACTCATAAAGTCAGGCTTACCGGAAAATCATATAGTAATTGATCCCGGGATAGGTTTCGGCAAAACTCTGGAACATAATCTTGAGATTTTGCGCCGGATTGATCGTTTTGTGGACTTGGGATTTCCGGTCTACATGGGTCTTTCCAATAAATCGCTCTGGGGTAAATTGTTGGGATTGGAACCGGACGAACGGCAGAATGCCACTCAGGCTGCTACAGCTGTGCTGGCGGCCCGAGGAGTGCCTATACATAGGGTGCATGAAGTCGCTTTGACCAGCCAGACGTTGAAAATAGTGAAGGAGATCGGCAGGGGGGCTTGA
- the galU gene encoding UTP--glucose-1-phosphate uridylyltransferase GalU, with translation MVIKKVIIPVAGWGTRSLPATKNIPKEMLPIFKKPVVQHVVEEAMASGLTDVIFINNQNKKIIEDHFDYNLSLEDVLERGGKTEILAEVRKVAEMVNIISVRQKKQLGLGHAVLCAKEVCKNDPFAVMVGDDLMFGIEPGIKQLIDAARTENMAVVGVIEVPENKVNRYGIIQGEEFAPGMYRVRSLVEKPAIGEAPSRLAIVGRYVLLPEIFDHLENLEPGVGGEIQLTDALQGLAKDNKLLAVKLRGQRFDAGDWVEYLTANIYFALQDEELRDDIVSRLRELLSCS, from the coding sequence ATGGTCATCAAGAAAGTTATTATTCCGGTTGCTGGTTGGGGTACTAGATCATTGCCTGCCACCAAGAATATTCCCAAGGAAATGTTGCCGATCTTCAAAAAGCCTGTTGTGCAGCACGTGGTGGAAGAGGCCATGGCCAGCGGACTCACTGATGTTATTTTCATTAATAACCAGAACAAAAAAATTATTGAAGACCACTTTGACTACAACCTTTCCCTTGAAGATGTTCTTGAGCGTGGTGGTAAAACAGAAATTCTTGCGGAAGTAAGAAAAGTTGCGGAAATGGTAAATATCATTTCCGTACGTCAGAAAAAACAGCTGGGTCTCGGCCATGCTGTGCTTTGCGCCAAGGAAGTCTGTAAAAACGATCCCTTTGCCGTTATGGTCGGTGATGATCTTATGTTCGGCATTGAGCCGGGCATCAAGCAGCTTATTGATGCTGCCCGTACCGAAAATATGGCCGTTGTCGGCGTTATCGAAGTTCCTGAGAACAAAGTTAACCGTTACGGTATTATTCAGGGTGAGGAATTTGCTCCGGGTATGTACCGGGTACGTTCTCTGGTTGAAAAGCCCGCCATTGGTGAGGCCCCTTCAAGACTTGCCATCGTCGGCCGTTATGTTCTGCTGCCGGAGATCTTTGATCATCTGGAAAATCTTGAGCCGGGTGTGGGTGGAGAGATTCAGCTCACCGATGCTTTGCAGGGACTTGCAAAGGATAATAAATTGCTGGCCGTAAAACTGCGCGGACAGAGGTTTGACGCCGGTGATTGGGTAGAGTATCTTACCGCAAATATTTATTTCGCCCTTCAGGATGAAGAGTTGCGTGATGACATTGTATCCAGATTGCGGGAGCTTTTGTCTTGTTCTTAA
- the cdaA gene encoding diadenylate cyclase CdaA, translated as MFEFLGFQISWKELLDIGLVAIVYFYIILLVRGTRAAAVIWGLLLVLLVYYLSDVFGLYTLNWLLTNFLSSIFLVIIILFQRDIRKGLAQMGAGRFWHKQDFEMGVIDEICSAMDSMSRQKIGALLVIQKNVPLGDILEKGIEINGMVSKQLLINIFWPDTPLHDGAVVINSNKIVAASCILPLAHVSTRQSSIGTRHRAALGISEETDAIALVVSEERGTMSVAIGGKLTTSLDLVRLKRVLTNVLT; from the coding sequence ATGTTTGAATTTCTGGGTTTTCAAATTTCCTGGAAAGAGCTGCTGGATATCGGTCTGGTGGCAATTGTCTATTTCTATATTATTCTGCTTGTCCGCGGAACCCGTGCTGCTGCGGTTATCTGGGGATTGCTGCTGGTCCTGCTTGTCTACTATCTTTCTGATGTTTTCGGTCTGTATACACTCAATTGGCTTTTGACCAATTTTCTGAGTTCAATCTTTTTAGTTATCATCATCCTTTTTCAAAGGGATATCCGTAAAGGTCTGGCCCAGATGGGGGCAGGTCGTTTTTGGCATAAACAGGATTTTGAAATGGGCGTGATTGATGAGATCTGCTCAGCTATGGATTCCATGAGCCGCCAAAAGATCGGGGCGCTGCTGGTTATTCAGAAAAACGTACCGCTTGGTGATATCTTAGAAAAAGGAATCGAGATAAACGGAATGGTCAGCAAACAGTTGCTGATAAATATTTTTTGGCCCGATACCCCGCTTCATGATGGAGCTGTGGTTATCAATTCGAATAAGATTGTTGCGGCTTCCTGTATTCTGCCTCTGGCGCATGTCTCCACTAGGCAAAGTTCCATCGGAACCAGACACCGGGCCGCTCTCGGGATCAGCGAGGAAACTGATGCCATCGCACTTGTTGTGTCTGAGGAACGAGGGACCATGTCTGTCGCTATCGGTGGTAAGCTGACCACCAGTCTTGATCTTGTCCGCCTGAAAAGGGTACTTACAAACGTTTTGACGTGA
- the ftsH gene encoding ATP-dependent zinc metalloprotease FtsH, with product MNSFAKNLLVWVTIMLVMIVLFNLFNQPQTSQLKLSYTDFLSRVDEGEVLQVKIQGQKISGVMVGDKRFITFNPDDPSLVQHLLKNKIEVVAEPEEEAPWYMTLFISWFPMLLLVGVWIFFMRQMQGGGGGKGGAMSFGRSRARMLNEETARVTFDDVAGVDEAKDELSEVVHFLSEPKKFTRLGGRIPKGVLLVGPPGTGKTLLARAVAGEAGVPFFSISGSDFVEMFVGVGASRVRDLFAQGKKNAPCLIFIDEIDAVGRQRGAGLGGGHDEREQTLNQLLVEMDGFESNEGVILIAATNRPDVLDPALLRPGRFDRQVVVPTPDVQGRARILKVHTRKTPLAGEIDLDVIARGTPGFSGADLENLVNEAALYAAKNNQDHVLMADFEEAKDKVLMGRERRSLILTDEEKKTTAYHEAGHALIAKLLENCDPVHKVTIIPRGRALGVTQQLPVDDRHNYNKRYLEDTLVMLLGGRVAEELIFDQVTTGASNDIERATKMARSMVCQWGMSEKLGPMTFGESQDQVFLGKELVQHKDFSEDTSRLIDSEVRRIIDTAYVTAKKLLSENEESLHAVSEALLERETIDASDLETLMTGGELPPLETVEAPKAGSVSRAYGSTTKAGYTPVDESGREDEKTKSEFAFEDHPADESAEEEEQSEVSAESATDDVTEQKEDKAEEGKTSDDKKSSE from the coding sequence TTGAATAGTTTTGCCAAGAATCTCTTGGTCTGGGTAACCATCATGCTGGTTATGATTGTCTTGTTCAATCTGTTTAACCAGCCTCAGACTTCCCAGCTCAAACTTTCCTACACCGACTTTTTAAGCAGGGTCGATGAAGGAGAGGTCCTTCAAGTAAAGATTCAGGGGCAGAAAATCAGCGGTGTAATGGTCGGTGATAAGCGTTTTATCACCTTCAATCCCGATGATCCGTCCCTTGTTCAGCATCTGCTAAAAAACAAAATTGAAGTTGTGGCCGAGCCTGAAGAGGAGGCTCCATGGTATATGACTTTGTTCATTTCATGGTTCCCCATGCTGCTTCTGGTTGGGGTCTGGATCTTTTTCATGCGTCAGATGCAGGGCGGCGGTGGAGGAAAAGGCGGAGCTATGTCTTTCGGCCGATCCCGTGCAAGGATGCTGAATGAAGAGACTGCCAGGGTTACATTTGATGATGTCGCAGGCGTAGATGAAGCCAAGGATGAACTTTCCGAGGTAGTACATTTTCTAAGTGAACCAAAGAAATTTACCCGCTTAGGCGGACGAATTCCTAAAGGTGTTCTGCTTGTGGGCCCCCCCGGTACCGGTAAAACACTGCTTGCGCGCGCTGTTGCCGGTGAGGCTGGCGTACCTTTCTTCTCCATTTCAGGTTCTGATTTTGTCGAGATGTTTGTCGGTGTCGGTGCTTCCCGCGTGCGTGACCTTTTCGCACAGGGTAAAAAGAATGCGCCATGCCTGATCTTTATTGATGAAATTGACGCAGTCGGACGTCAGCGTGGTGCCGGACTCGGCGGTGGACATGATGAGCGTGAACAGACTTTGAACCAGTTGCTGGTTGAAATGGACGGTTTTGAGTCCAACGAAGGTGTTATTCTCATCGCCGCTACCAACAGACCCGATGTTCTAGACCCCGCATTACTGCGTCCCGGTCGTTTCGACAGGCAGGTTGTGGTTCCCACTCCCGATGTTCAGGGGCGTGCGCGTATTCTCAAGGTTCATACCCGCAAGACTCCTCTTGCCGGCGAGATCGACCTTGATGTTATCGCCCGCGGCACTCCCGGTTTTTCAGGTGCCGATCTTGAAAACCTTGTTAACGAGGCCGCCCTGTACGCGGCTAAGAACAATCAGGATCACGTCTTGATGGCTGATTTTGAGGAAGCCAAGGATAAAGTCCTTATGGGCCGTGAACGCCGCAGCCTGATTCTTACTGACGAAGAGAAAAAGACCACTGCCTATCACGAAGCAGGTCATGCTCTCATCGCCAAGCTGCTTGAAAACTGCGACCCTGTTCATAAAGTTACCATCATTCCCCGTGGCCGCGCTTTGGGTGTAACCCAGCAGCTGCCGGTGGATGATCGTCATAACTACAATAAACGCTATCTTGAAGATACTCTGGTAATGCTTCTTGGTGGTCGCGTGGCTGAAGAGCTTATCTTCGATCAGGTTACCACAGGGGCTAGCAATGACATTGAGCGTGCTACCAAAATGGCTCGTTCCATGGTCTGCCAGTGGGGTATGAGTGAAAAACTCGGTCCCATGACTTTCGGTGAAAGTCAGGATCAAGTCTTCCTCGGTAAGGAACTTGTCCAGCATAAGGACTTCAGTGAAGATACCTCCCGTCTTATCGACTCAGAAGTGCGAAGAATTATTGATACTGCTTACGTGACTGCTAAAAAGCTTCTTTCAGAAAATGAAGAATCTTTGCACGCAGTTTCCGAAGCCTTGCTTGAACGTGAGACTATTGATGCGAGCGACCTTGAGACTCTTATGACAGGTGGAGAACTTCCCCCGCTTGAAACTGTAGAAGCACCCAAGGCCGGTAGCGTTTCACGGGCATACGGCTCTACCACTAAAGCAGGCTATACCCCCGTAGATGAGTCAGGCAGGGAAGATGAAAAAACAAAGAGCGAATTCGCTTTTGAAGATCATCCCGCAGACGAATCAGCTGAAGAGGAAGAGCAGAGTGAAGTCTCTGCAGAATCCGCAACAGACGATGTTACTGAACAAAAAGAAGATAAAGCTGAAGAAGGTAAAACTTCTGACGATAAGAAAAGTTCTGAATAA
- a CDS encoding CdaR family protein, translated as MKTQHWKIAFTALLMSLLTWYLVTGRDLVETWVEFPLEIINPPQGMIIRDGMISKVSVRLRGPKGLIRNLDTKKLAYSLDTGHLTVGNNPLTIVPENLGLGSALEVVEINPSHINLVMDMFVKKQVKVIPVWEGDLHRDYTLKSKYSEPDEVTLHGPASVLKKITQIRTQPILLDTDSPGFSQLEVPLQLPEAVESNPSLVNVTLDFAVMSGKMWVKVPLYILGSDDIDFTASQNYVRLLVEGPKPFFRKKGFRDEITASIDLSTTIPEGKNVVPFEVSLPKGCSVIKRKPEAITVTISRPEPEAN; from the coding sequence ATGAAAACACAGCACTGGAAGATCGCTTTCACCGCCCTCCTTATGTCCCTTTTAACCTGGTATCTGGTTACTGGGCGTGACCTTGTTGAGACATGGGTCGAATTTCCCCTCGAGATTATTAATCCTCCGCAGGGAATGATTATCCGTGATGGTATGATCAGCAAAGTCTCTGTGCGTTTGCGCGGCCCCAAAGGGCTGATTCGTAATCTCGATACGAAAAAGCTGGCCTATTCGCTTGATACCGGGCATTTGACTGTCGGTAACAATCCATTAACCATTGTGCCCGAGAATCTTGGGCTGGGAAGTGCCCTTGAGGTTGTGGAAATCAATCCTTCGCATATCAATCTGGTTATGGATATGTTCGTTAAGAAGCAGGTTAAGGTCATCCCTGTGTGGGAAGGTGATCTGCATCGGGATTATACCCTTAAGTCTAAATACAGCGAGCCGGACGAAGTTACCTTGCATGGGCCGGCCTCGGTATTGAAAAAGATTACACAGATTAGAACACAGCCCATCCTGCTGGATACTGATTCTCCGGGTTTTTCTCAGCTGGAAGTCCCGTTGCAATTGCCTGAAGCAGTGGAGTCTAATCCCTCTCTGGTCAATGTTACGCTTGATTTCGCAGTTATGTCCGGGAAGATGTGGGTTAAGGTTCCGCTTTACATTTTAGGATCGGATGATATTGACTTTACCGCCAGTCAGAATTACGTCAGGCTGCTTGTGGAGGGTCCCAAGCCCTTCTTCAGGAAAAAAGGGTTCAGAGATGAAATTACCGCTTCAATTGATTTGAGCACCACCATCCCAGAAGGCAAGAATGTTGTTCCTTTTGAAGTAAGTCTTCCCAAGGGATGTTCTGTGATAAAAAGAAAACCTGAAGCAATAACTGTAACTATATCAAGGCCAGAGCCGGAGGCGAATTGA
- the glmM gene encoding phosphoglucosamine mutase, with the protein MNKRLFGTDGLRGQVNIFPMTAEVALRMGLAAGYYFRNGKQRHKVIIGKDTRLSGYVFESALTAGLCAMGMDVFQVGPMPTPAVSFLTRNMRADLGIVISASHNPFMDNGIKFFDSNGYKLPDQTEDEIAEMVLSQDTQWAYPEAEKVGRAFKIEDARGRYIVYLKYSFPQDMTLKGVKIVLDFANGATYSLGNMFEELGAEVVRIGDKPNGLNINDKCGSLYPEILSQRVIEEQADIGLALDGDGDRLIVVDEKGQVLDGDLIMAMCAADLMERGKLNHNMLVATVMSNMALENFMKEKGGTLLRTPVGDRYVVEAMRREGAILGGEQSGHLIFKEFSTTGDGLLAALQLLRILCVKNRPLSELSGQLELYPQKLQNVHVKRKIPFEDVPAIQEALKQVESDLAGKGRVLLRYSGTEAVARVMVEAEDRSKVDLYTSELAGVLEEYLR; encoded by the coding sequence ATGAATAAACGTTTATTCGGGACCGACGGTCTGCGCGGTCAGGTTAATATTTTTCCCATGACTGCTGAAGTTGCCCTGCGTATGGGGCTTGCCGCCGGTTATTATTTCAGAAACGGAAAACAGCGTCATAAGGTTATTATAGGTAAGGATACCCGTCTTTCCGGCTATGTTTTCGAGTCCGCTCTTACTGCCGGACTCTGTGCTATGGGCATGGATGTTTTTCAGGTAGGGCCCATGCCTACTCCGGCTGTTTCTTTTCTGACCCGCAACATGCGGGCCGATCTTGGTATTGTAATTTCTGCTTCCCATAATCCTTTTATGGATAATGGCATTAAATTTTTCGATTCCAACGGCTATAAACTTCCCGATCAAACGGAAGACGAAATCGCCGAAATGGTTCTTTCACAGGACACTCAGTGGGCTTATCCGGAAGCGGAAAAAGTCGGGCGTGCCTTCAAAATTGAAGATGCCCGAGGACGTTACATTGTATATTTGAAATACAGTTTTCCGCAGGATATGACCCTCAAAGGCGTTAAAATCGTTCTTGATTTCGCCAACGGAGCAACCTACAGCCTCGGCAATATGTTTGAAGAGCTGGGGGCAGAAGTCGTGCGTATCGGCGATAAACCAAACGGATTGAACATCAATGACAAGTGCGGTTCGCTTTACCCGGAAATTCTGAGTCAGCGTGTAATTGAGGAACAGGCCGATATCGGTCTCGCCCTTGATGGCGACGGTGATCGCCTAATCGTTGTTGATGAAAAAGGGCAGGTTCTTGACGGCGACCTGATCATGGCCATGTGTGCTGCCGATCTTATGGAACGCGGCAAGCTCAACCATAATATGCTGGTTGCAACGGTTATGAGCAACATGGCTCTCGAAAATTTTATGAAGGAAAAGGGCGGAACCTTACTGCGTACCCCGGTCGGTGACCGTTATGTGGTGGAGGCTATGCGTCGTGAAGGAGCCATCCTCGGTGGGGAACAGTCCGGGCATTTGATTTTCAAGGAATTCAGTACCACAGGCGATGGGCTGCTTGCAGCCTTACAGTTATTGCGTATACTGTGTGTGAAGAACAGACCGCTTTCAGAACTTTCCGGACAGCTTGAACTTTATCCGCAAAAATTACAGAATGTTCATGTTAAGCGGAAAATTCCTTTTGAAGATGTTCCCGCTATACAGGAGGCTCTTAAGCAGGTTGAGAGTGATCTGGCTGGAAAGGGCCGCGTGCTTCTGCGTTATTCAGGTACTGAAGCTGTTGCCCGTGTGATGGTTGAGGCGGAAGACAGGTCTAAAGTTGATCTTTATACTTCCGAGCTTGCAGGAGTTTTGGAAGAATATTTACGCTGA